Genomic window (Clostridia bacterium):
CCGGCAAGGTGCTCGTCGCCCATCAAGGCGACGAAGTCATCGGCGCCGTGCGGGTCAGCGTGGACGGGGAGACGGCGTCCGTCTCGCACCTGTCGGTCCTCCCGGCCTACGCGCACCTGGCGGTGGGACGATCGCTGATGTTGGCCGCAGAAAAGATGGCGAAAGCTGCAGGAGCAGGCCAGATCGTTCTCGAAACAGGGCTCCGAGATGCGCCGGCCATTGACTTCTATCTGAAGCTTGGCTACCGGCCCATCGAGTTGTTGCCGGACGATGAAACGGAATTCGATCAGGTCCGCTTTCGCAAGCCATTGTGACGGCGCGCAGCGGACAGGCTGGCAGGGAAGGACAACCCTAACGGGAATTGGCCCTTCAGACCAGCCGAGTTTGTTGAGACAATCGAACTGGAACCTGGCATTTGACTGGACTTTGGAGCGTCACCTCGAACCACTCGGTCGTTGGCTTGGCCTGTACATGAAGCAGTACGGGATACGGCGCACCCTCGTCGTAGGGTGCGGGCGGTCTCCACAACCGAGACGGTCTCTGCGGCGAGGCGGGCAAGACCCGCTTTATCGTCGTAAGCGAGTTGAGGTGTCGTCCAAAACCGGTCCTCGCGGATCGGTTTTTCTTGTTCAGTCACCGGGTTCGCCCGGGGGTGAGATGCATGTTGACGATGACCACGATCCTCGTCGCCGTCGTCGCCGCAGCGGCCGGTGTCTGCGCCGGCTACGTCTTGCACCGGCGCTCGTACGAGGCCGCGCTCGGGGCGGCGGAAGAACGGAGTCGCCGCATCGTCGAGGAAGCGGAGCGCAAGGCCGAAGCGATCCTGCGCGAAGCCTCGGTCGAGGCGCGAGAGCAGGTGCACCGGCTGCGCACGGAAGCAGAGGCGGAACTGCGGGAGAAGCGCAGCGACCTCCAACGGCAGGAGCGCCGGCTGCTGCAAAAAGAGGAGCAGCTGGATCGAAAGCTTGAGCAGCTTGAGCGCCGCGAGGAGCAGTACCGCAGGAAGGAACAGGAGATCGAGGAGATCCGGCGCAACGCTGAGGAAGCCCGCCAACGGCAGCTTCTTGAGCTTGAGCGCATCAGCGGCTTGACAAAGGAAGAAGCCCGTCGCCAGATTCTGGAGAGCGCGCGTGAGGAGGCGCAGCGGGAAGCGGCGCAAATCTTCCGCGAGCTGGAGCAGCAGGCCCGTGAGGAGGCCGATCGCGTCGCCCGCGAGATCGTGAGCCAGGCGGTGCAACGTTGCGCCGCCGACCACGTCGCGGAGCTGTCGGTGTCGGTGGTCCACCTGCCGAGCGACGACATGAAAGGGCGCATCATCGGCCGCGAAGGGCGGAACATCCGCACGTTCGAGGCCTTGACGGGCGTCGACCTCATCATCGACGACACGCCGGAAGCCGTCGTGATCTCGGCGTTCGAGCCGATCCGCCGCGAGATCGCTCGGCTGACGCTCGAGAAGCTGATCGCGGACGGCCGCATCCATCCGGCGCGCATCGAGGAGATGTACGCGAAAGCCGAAAAGGAGATCGACAACGTGATCCGCGAGGCGGGGGAGCAGGCCTGCTACGAAGCGCGCGTGCATGGCATGCACCCCGAGCTGGTGCGCATCCTCGGCCGGTTGAAGTTCCGGACGAGCTACGGCCAGAACGTTCTCCGCCACTCCATCGAGGTCGCGCACCTCGCGGGTCTCATGGCCTCGCAGCTCGGCTGCTCCGTGGAGGTCGCGCGCCGCGCCGGCCTGTTGCATGATATCGGCAAGGCGATGGACCATGACATGGAGGGCACGCACGTGCAGATCGGCATGGAGCTCTTGCGGAAGTACGGCGAGAGCGAGGCCGTCGTGCACGCGATGAGCACGCACCACGGCGACTTCGAAGCGAAGTCGGTCGAGGCCGTGCTCGTCACGGCGGCGGACGCCCTGTCGGCCGCGCGTCCGGGCGCCCGGCGCGAGTCGCTTGAGGCGTACATCAAGCGGCTGGAGCAGCTTGAGGCGATCGCCGACTCGTTCGAAGGCGTCGCCAAAGCCTATGCCATCCAGGCCGGCCGGGAGATCCGGATCATGGTCAAACCCGACCAGATCGACGACCTGGAAGCATACCGTGTAGCCAAAGACATCGTGAAGCGGATCGAAAACGAGGTCCAGTATCCGGGCCAGATCAAGGTGACCGTGATCCGCGAGCTTCGGGCGGTGGAATACGCCCGGTAGCTCGACCTTGGGCCGGCGTCTGCCCGCTCCGCCGGGCAGGCGCCGCGACCCGATGGAAGGGGCGATGCCGTTTGACCACAACCGACGCACGGTCTTCCGGAAGCGTTCACCTTCTCATCTCGATGCTCTTGAGGTACCCGGAGGTATCCTCGCTGCACTTCGAGCCGGAAACGAACCTCATGCGGTTCACGTTCCTCTGCCAAGGAAGTCTCCCGTCGGACGAGGTGGCGGAGCTGGCATCCCTCCTGGACGAAAGCCTGGACGCGTACGCGTTCCTCGAGGGCGTCCAGCCGCGCCACCTTTCGCTGCAGCACGAGGTGGTCGACGGCGTCACGGTGCTGGAACTGGAACGGGACGTCGACAGCCTGACGCCGACCGAGATCTCGATGATCATCTCCCTCCTCCGCGACCGCCTGGACGGGAAGCTCGTCGCCGAGGGTCCGACGCCCGGCGAGGAGGAGGAGCAGACGCACCAGGACGAGATCATCGAGTCGCTGCTCGACGATCTCCGCACCACGCGCCAGGTGCAGCGGCTGATCGCCTTCCGCGAGGAAGGCCGGGTTCTCGTCTTCAACAAGTAGTCCTCAACCTGTCAAAGGGGCCCTGCGGTGCGCATCCTGTTCATCGGCGATGTCGTCGGCCGGCCGGGACGCAACCTCCTCCGGCGCCGCCTCCCGGACCTCCGGCGCGAGGTGGGGGCCGACCTCGTCATCGCCAACGGGGAAAACGCGGCCGGCGGGGTGGGCATCACCCCGCCCGTCGCCCGCGAGCTGACCTCGCTCGGCGTCGATGTCATCACGCTGGGCAACCACACCTGGGACAAGCGGGAGCTCGTGCCGGAGATCGACAACCTGCCGAACCTGGTGCGTCCGCTGAACTACCCGCCGGGAACGCCGGGGCGGGGGAGTCTCGTCGCCCGGACCGCTTCGGGCGAACCCGTCGCCGTCCTCAACGCCATGGGCCGAGTCTTCGCCGGCGCCCAGCTGGAGGATCCGTTCCGCGGCCTTGACGAGGAACTGGCCTCGATCCCCGACGACGTCCGCGTCCGCTTCGTCGACTTCCACGCCGAGGCCACGTCCGAGAAGGTCGCCTTGGGGTGGTACCTCGACGGGCGCGTCTCGGCCGTCGTGGGCACCCACACGCACGTCCAGACGGCGGACGAGGTCGTGCTCCCCGGCGGCACCGCCTACATCAGCGACGTCGGCATGACGGGGCCATGGCACTCCGTGATCGGCATCGAGAAGGAGCGCGTGATCGAGAAGTTCCTCACGCAGATGCCCGTCCGCTTCGACGCCGCGTCCGGTCCATGCCAGTTGAACGCCGTCCTCGTGGACATCGACGGGACGACTGGCCGCGCCCGCTCCATTCAGCGCATCTTCGAGCGCGAGCCCCTGGCTCCCGCGTCGGAAGTCACGTAAAATCGGCAACGATGGGCGTCGCGACCGGACGTGCCCGCCCGGGCCCGCCGCGCCCGCCGGTAAGGGGGAACTCGTTTGGACTTTTCGTTGTCGCCCGATCAGCAGGCTGTTCAGGAGCTCGTCAAGGAGTTCGCGGACCGGGAGATCCGCCCGTACATCGCCAAGTGGGACCGCGAGCACCACTTCCCGGAACATCTGCCCCGCAAGATGGGCGAGGCCGGCATCCTCGGCATCTGTTTCCCCAAGAAGTACGAGGGTAGCGGGCTGGACTACATCTCGCTCTGCCTCGCGTGCGAGGAGATCGAGCGCGCCGAGACGTCGTACCGGGAGATCCTGTCGGTGCATGTGGGGCTCACCGGGCTGACCATCCTGCAGTGGGGCACGGAGGAGCAGAAACGGCGCTACCTGCCGGATCTCGCCACGGGCCGCCGGCTCGCCGCGTTCGGCCTCACGGAGCCGGACGCGGGCTCCGACGTGGCCGGCATGAAGTCCACCGCGCGACGCGTCGGCGACAAGTACATCCTGAACGGCAGCAAGACGTGGATCTCATACGCCGACAAGGCGGACGTCTTCCTCGTCTTCGCGAAGACCGACCCGACCGCGCGGCACGAGGGGATCACCGCATTCATCGTGGAGCGCGGGTTCCCGGGGTTCTCCTCCTCCACCATCGAAGGCAAGCTCGGCGTGTGGGCGGGCAACACCGGCACGCTGTACTTCGACAACCTCGAGGTGCCGGTGGAGAACCGCCTGGGCGAGGAGGGCGAGGGCTTCAAGATCGCCATGTCCGCCCTGGACAACGGCCGCCTGACCGTAGCGGCGGGCGCCGTCGGCCTGATCCAGGCCTGCATCGACGCCTCCGTGGCGTACGCGCGCGAGCGCGAGGCGTTCGGCAAGCCGATCGGCCGGTACCAGCTGGTCCAGCAGCTCATCGCGAAGATGGTCCGCGGACGCGACACGTCGCGGTGGGTGACGTACTACGCCGCCTGGTTGAAGAATCAGGGCAAGCGCTGCACGCGCGAGGTGGCGCTCGCGAA
Coding sequences:
- a CDS encoding GNAT family N-acetyltransferase; the protein is MWTVEPARLDQAEAVLNVQREAFRENQKNYRIVLPPLAETVDDVRRAIEAGKVLVAHQGDEVIGAVRVSVDGETASVSHLSVLPAYAHLAVGRSLMLAAEKMAKAAGAGQIVLETGLRDAPAIDFYLKLGYRPIELLPDDETEFDQVRFRKPL
- the rny gene encoding ribonuclease Y encodes the protein MLTMTTILVAVVAAAAGVCAGYVLHRRSYEAALGAAEERSRRIVEEAERKAEAILREASVEAREQVHRLRTEAEAELREKRSDLQRQERRLLQKEEQLDRKLEQLERREEQYRRKEQEIEEIRRNAEEARQRQLLELERISGLTKEEARRQILESAREEAQREAAQIFRELEQQAREEADRVAREIVSQAVQRCAADHVAELSVSVVHLPSDDMKGRIIGREGRNIRTFEALTGVDLIIDDTPEAVVISAFEPIRREIARLTLEKLIADGRIHPARIEEMYAKAEKEIDNVIREAGEQACYEARVHGMHPELVRILGRLKFRTSYGQNVLRHSIEVAHLAGLMASQLGCSVEVARRAGLLHDIGKAMDHDMEGTHVQIGMELLRKYGESEAVVHAMSTHHGDFEAKSVEAVLVTAADALSAARPGARRESLEAYIKRLEQLEAIADSFEGVAKAYAIQAGREIRIMVKPDQIDDLEAYRVAKDIVKRIENEVQYPGQIKVTVIRELRAVEYAR
- a CDS encoding TIGR00282 family metallophosphoesterase gives rise to the protein MRILFIGDVVGRPGRNLLRRRLPDLRREVGADLVIANGENAAGGVGITPPVARELTSLGVDVITLGNHTWDKRELVPEIDNLPNLVRPLNYPPGTPGRGSLVARTASGEPVAVLNAMGRVFAGAQLEDPFRGLDEELASIPDDVRVRFVDFHAEATSEKVALGWYLDGRVSAVVGTHTHVQTADEVVLPGGTAYISDVGMTGPWHSVIGIEKERVIEKFLTQMPVRFDAASGPCQLNAVLVDIDGTTGRARSIQRIFEREPLAPASEVT
- a CDS encoding acyl-CoA dehydrogenase family protein; translated protein: MDFSLSPDQQAVQELVKEFADREIRPYIAKWDREHHFPEHLPRKMGEAGILGICFPKKYEGSGLDYISLCLACEEIERAETSYREILSVHVGLTGLTILQWGTEEQKRRYLPDLATGRRLAAFGLTEPDAGSDVAGMKSTARRVGDKYILNGSKTWISYADKADVFLVFAKTDPTARHEGITAFIVERGFPGFSSSTIEGKLGVWAGNTGTLYFDNLEVPVENRLGEEGEGFKIAMSALDNGRLTVAAGAVGLIQACIDASVAYAREREAFGKPIGRYQLVQQLIAKMVRGRDTSRWVTYYAAWLKNQGKRCTREVALAKWHATTCAFEAAVDAVQVHGAYGFSTEYPVERYMRNAKGAVIYEGTTQIQEIMQGEYALGYRVDRPLRRELPAWPFAEDEEGDR